From Qipengyuania soli:
CCAGCTATTCTAGTTTCCCGAGGGGTCAGGGCCGCGAAGACTCTATGAGCGGACCAAACGACTCGGGCAGCAGCGCGGGATGGTTAATTTTTTGGTTAAGGGAGTCAACACGATAAGACTGACCCCTTTGAGCAGGACGATTTGTTCTGGCTGCCCTAAAGTATAGGAATCGTGAGAATTTGACGGATTTGCACCGTTCGCGGCGCTCCTGCGCACCCGAATGGTCCGATGCAACGCAAGGCAACTATGGCTTCCGGGAAGGCAATTCGGTTAATATTGAGCCGCTTGCATGTGCTCAGCCGCATTGGGCGCGGTGGAGCATTTTGTGATCTGCCAGCACCAGCGCCATCATTGCCTCGACCACCGGGGTCCCGCGGATGCCGACACAGGGATCGTGGCGGCCCTTCGTGCGCACCTCGGTTGCCTCGCCATCGCGGGTGATGCTCTCCACCGGGGTAAGGATGGAGCTGGTCGGCTTGAAGGCGACGCGGCAGGCTACGGGCTGGCCGGTCGAGATTCCCCCGGCGATGCCGCCCGCGTGGTTTGCTTCGAAGCGGGGGCCATCATTGCCCGGGCGCATCGGGTCGGCGTTCTGCTCGCCGGTCAGGCGTGCGGCGCCGAAGCCGTCGCCAATCTCCACTCCCTTGACTGCGTTGATGCTCATCATGCCGCTGGCGAGGTCCGCATCGAGCTTGGCATAGATCGGCGCGCCCCAGCCCGCGGGAACGCCAGTCGCGATACATTCGACCACTGCGCCAAGCGACGAGCCGGCCTTGCGTGCGTCGTCGACAAGCTTCTCCCAGCGCTTCGCGGCTTCGGGATCGGGGCACCAGAACGGATTGCGGCCGATTTCCTCTGCGTTGAAATTCGCCGGGTCGACAGCATCGCCGCCGATCTCGACGACATAGGCCATGATGCTCACTTCAGGGATGACAAGCCGCGCCACGGCGCCGGCGGCCACCCGCATCGCAGTCTCCCGCGCGCTTGATCGCCCGCCGCCGCGATAGTCGCGAAAGCCGTACTTCGCGTCATACGCATAATCCGCATGGCCGGGGCGATAGGTGTTGGCGATCTCCGAATAATCCTTCGACCGCTGGTCGGTGTTCTCGATCAGCAAGCTCAGTGGGGTGCCCGTCGTCTTGCCCTCGAACACGCCCGAAAGGATGCGGACCTCGTCGGCTTCCTGTCGCTGGGTGGTAAATTTGTTCTGCCCGGGTTTGCGCGCATCGAGGAAGGGCTGGATGTCGGATTCCGCCAGCGCAAGGCCCGGCGGGCACCCGTCGACGACCGCGCCGATCGCGGGGCCGTGGCTCTCCCCCCAGGTGGTGAAGCGAAGCACGCGTCCGA
This genomic window contains:
- the aroC gene encoding chorismate synthase, with product MSWNTFGRVLRFTTWGESHGPAIGAVVDGCPPGLALAESDIQPFLDARKPGQNKFTTQRQEADEVRILSGVFEGKTTGTPLSLLIENTDQRSKDYSEIANTYRPGHADYAYDAKYGFRDYRGGGRSSARETAMRVAAGAVARLVIPEVSIMAYVVEIGGDAVDPANFNAEEIGRNPFWCPDPEAAKRWEKLVDDARKAGSSLGAVVECIATGVPAGWGAPIYAKLDADLASGMMSINAVKGVEIGDGFGAARLTGEQNADPMRPGNDGPRFEANHAGGIAGGISTGQPVACRVAFKPTSSILTPVESITRDGEATEVRTKGRHDPCVGIRGTPVVEAMMALVLADHKMLHRAQCG